cggcggcggccgcgcggGGACGTGGCAGGTGCGGCCCGCAGGtgcgccggccccgcccctgaGGTGCGGCgtcccgggggcggggccgcttCCGGGCCGGTGGCCGgacgtgggggcgggggcggccgtTGACCCTGCGACCGCGGCGCGGCCGGAGGATGGAGGCGCCGTGCGGCTGGCTCCGCGCCCGCCCCCAGGGGCCGTGACgccgcgcccgccccgcgccccgccgcgcccTCCGCCCGCCCGGGTCTGACGGAGCCGGGCAGCCATGAGCGCCAACCCCCAGTGGGACATCAGCAGGGCGCTGGGGGTGGCCAGGCTCTTCCACCTGGTGTGCGGCGTCCGGGATGCCTGCGTGACCCCGTTCCTGACCCTCTACCTGCGGCAGCTGGGCTTGGCCGCGCCCTGGGTGGGCATCCTGATGGGAACCAAGCACCTGGTCGCGGTCTTCTGGGCTCCCTTCTGTGCCTTCCTGGCCAAGAGCTACCAGAAGCGGCGGGCGCTTCTCACAGGCTCGCTGCTCGGCTCGGTGGGGGCCAGCCTGTTGATGGTCCTGGTGCCGCCCTTGGACAGAGACCCGGGGTACCGCTTGTGTGATGGAAGCCACAGCGTGACCGCCACGGTCCCGCCACCAGAGGTCGCGCTAACGGGGAACGTCACCTCCGCCCCAGAGGCAGCCTGGGACCGCGCAGCGGGGGCGCCCAGCCTCCCAGCCGAGAGGCGCACTGGGGTCGCGGGAGCCGATGGCTTCAGAGAAGGACCTCGGGAAAGTGGccgagaacatttccatcacctgcCCGGCTCCTTTGTGGGCTCCATCCGAGGAGCCAGGACCGCATCCCGAGTTCTCCTCCATCCTGTTACTTCAGGGGTGAAAGACACTCCCCCAGAAGGTGCTCTTACTGTGGTCAGTGCTGCCCTTCCTTTGCTTGCTGGGGCTACGGTGCTGGCCAGTCCAGCCAACCAGTCGGCAGCCGACGGGATGGCAGGGGCCCTTGACCTCTCCTTGGAAGGGTTGCGGTGGACTTTCATCCTCTCCCTGGGCTCCATGGTGTTCTGGGAGCTGCTGACGTCCCCTCTGGAACAGGTGGCAGACGACAGCCTTTATGAATACCTGGATTTTGTGGACGCCACTGACCGCTACAGAAGCCTGTGGCTCTGGAGGCTGCTGGGCTTGTCGGCAGGTGTGTGTGGCATCGCAGCCTTGGTGGGGCAGCTGGACTGCTTCCTGATGACAAATGGCCCCCGGGGTGTGGTGCACTTCTACGGCTACTCACTGGTCAGCGCCCTGGCTTTGCTGGTGAGCGTCGCCTTTCCCGTCCCCATCTGCAGGCGACGGGAGCCCAGCTACAAAACGGTCAAAGCCTTGTCTCTCGTAGGCGGCGACCCCCGCCTCATCACCCTGGCCCTCACGGTCTTCTTGGTAGGAGCCACCACCAGCGCCGTGCAGAACTTCTTGTTCTGGTACATGAAAGACCACGGGAGCAGCGAGCTGGTCATGGGCTTCTCGGTGGCCCTGGGCTTGCTGGGGGAGATTCTACTTCATCCTTTCAAAACTCCGTTGCTTAGGAAGCTGTCCAGGGTGGGCacggtggggctggggctgggctgcctGGCGGGGCAGCTGCTGTATTACTCTTTCCTCTGGAGCTGGTGGTCCGTCCTCCCCGCTCAGATCTTGAGCGCCTTCAGCCACGGGGCTCTGTGGTGGGCAGTCGAGGCCTGCATAGAGCACCTGGCCACCCCCGGAACGGAGAGACCTCTGCGTGCCATGTTCCGAGGCCACTTTTACGGGGGCGGGGCCAGCCTGGGCAGCTTTGTGGGGGGCTTCGTGGCGATGCGCTTCAGCCTGGCTGTGCTCTACCAGGCCTGCTGCACGGTCCTTTTGCTCTGGCTGGCCTTGTTCCTGTCCATCCAGCCCAGACTGCCCCAAGAGCGGAAAATCAACTACTCCAAGCTGCTGGCTGTGGAGGCCAGTGACACGAGCGACTCTGAGCAGGGGACCGAACGGGACTGGCTTGTGAAGGCCTTGAGGGACGAACACTCAGACTGGAGGGGCTGAGGGACGGTCAGGGTGCGCTGATCTGGGAAGGAGCCAGAGGGATGGACAACACTCAGCCTGCTGAGGGCAGACCCCACGAGTCCtgccagggctgcagggagccttGGGAGAGAGAAGCATGTCTGTGCCGAAGCCCCACGGGATCATCTCATTGCatgattttctttacttttgtagTAACAGGAGATTTAACTTTTggctgttgtctttttttaaaataacggAGCAAGAATACATTtgctaaaaaccaaaaaagttcCCTTTGTGGTCACTCTGTTTCGGCGTATGCGGTTTGCAAGAGCTTTGCATGGTGCTGTTGATTTCAGCCACAGCTGAACTGCTCAAGTGAAACTGACAGATCCAAGAAGGCAATGAGGCCTGTAGGACTCAGTTGCCAGAGTGGGCAGCAGGCTTCGATGAGTCATGTACATTCTCGTGGATCCTAAGGCATGAGCCTGAGCCTATAAAAATCATGCTGTGGGCAGGTAAGGTTGGTGATGAGAACCgaaactcttctctctctctccactgatATACAGGTGCCCATGCTCATCCAGGTACTTAAGTCTCCAATAAGACAAAATGATGGGAAGCAGAATGTGTGTtgagggatgggggtggaggtgaaTATGTGTTCATTCTTACTCTCAAATCTGTGTGTCACCAGGAGCAGGACCTTTAGAATCATCTTCCATACTTAGGTCAGAGCAAGAGCCATTTCATGTCCTTTGGACTCCCATTTTGCAGGCTCCACCTCCCAAGAGCACGTGGAGATCTTCTGCGTCTGCCCTGATGGTGCGGCAGCCTCCTTGGGGCTAGGACGCTACTACCTGTGCCATTGGACCTCCCACAGCAACTCTATGATCAAATCAAAGCCGTTCActgcattttacaaataagaaaacagagtcTCAGAAAAGTCACACATTGGGTCATTGGCAGAAAACCCCTTCAGAGCCCTGACCTCCTTCCCGCAAATCTGGTGCATTTTCCGCGATGCCGGTAGTTACCAAGCCTGGCTGGCTATCCAAGTCAGCTGAGGAGCACATCCTGGCTTC
The DNA window shown above is from Hippopotamus amphibius kiboko isolate mHipAmp2 chromosome 17, mHipAmp2.hap2, whole genome shotgun sequence and carries:
- the MFSD6L gene encoding major facilitator superfamily domain-containing protein 6-like, with the protein product MSANPQWDISRALGVARLFHLVCGVRDACVTPFLTLYLRQLGLAAPWVGILMGTKHLVAVFWAPFCAFLAKSYQKRRALLTGSLLGSVGASLLMVLVPPLDRDPGYRLCDGSHSVTATVPPPEVALTGNVTSAPEAAWDRAAGAPSLPAERRTGVAGADGFREGPRESGREHFHHLPGSFVGSIRGARTASRVLLHPVTSGVKDTPPEGALTVVSAALPLLAGATVLASPANQSAADGMAGALDLSLEGLRWTFILSLGSMVFWELLTSPLEQVADDSLYEYLDFVDATDRYRSLWLWRLLGLSAGVCGIAALVGQLDCFLMTNGPRGVVHFYGYSLVSALALLVSVAFPVPICRRREPSYKTVKALSLVGGDPRLITLALTVFLVGATTSAVQNFLFWYMKDHGSSELVMGFSVALGLLGEILLHPFKTPLLRKLSRVGTVGLGLGCLAGQLLYYSFLWSWWSVLPAQILSAFSHGALWWAVEACIEHLATPGTERPLRAMFRGHFYGGGASLGSFVGGFVAMRFSLAVLYQACCTVLLLWLALFLSIQPRLPQERKINYSKLLAVEASDTSDSEQGTERDWLVKALRDEHSDWRG